The window acaaaaacaaaaacgaaaACATCTTTCCCTAGATTGAACACCAGAACAATATATATCTAGAGCttcttaagaaaaatatcaaacagTTCTATTTTATATCGGAATCTTCTTCAATGTAACTACTAATCTTAGTAGGTACTGAGATGAGATGAACCTTCACCTAACAGTAGGGGCCTATTTTGTCTCTGTCAGTGAATCCCTGCCTCCAGATATAAGTCtctaatttcatgcatttcgatGACAGAGTCTTTCATCTTCATTCGTTCCTTTGGTGATTCTGCAGAACATGATACACCAACGCTAGCTGACCAATGAAACCAAGCAATCATGCATTCTATTTCTCAAATTATTACGATTTTCACTGTCTTGAATAGCTTCGGCATCTTCTAAGAGAAGTCTTGGATCTATAATCTCCATTACTTGTTCAGGAAAAGCTGACTTTGCAAAGTGATGAAGGCTCTGATTGTccttaaacatgtcatcagttggcTACTTTCCAGTTATCATCTCGAGTAGAAGGATTCCATAATTGTATACATCTCCATATGTGGACGCCTTACTGCCCATCCCATACTCTACAATTTACAAATGTCACATATTTGAATGTTAGGCAACTAATTAAAGAAAGATAAAAATAGTGGTTAGATATTTAGAGGGAGAAAAAAGGAATATTTCATTCATATAATTAACATTTCTGCCTCTCCCAAAATTTATAATATTTGAGAATAAGGAATTTGATGAGTGTATGGTTTGTCCCAACAAATAGTCCTAGTAAGAAAATATCCTATAAATAGAACAAGAATCCTCTGTTTTCACACAGTTTATCACAGATAGAGAAATAATCTAGTACAACAATTATTCGTATCTTATTAATTGTTGATGCCCACTAAATCAGCTTGATGGGATAATCACCACCATTCACAAAAGTGCATGATCTCAATTGTAACATTCATAGTTATTTCTCAGTCATGTATGATCAACATGTATTACTTCTATTTTGTTCATCATAAGTGGGACAAGTGGGACCACTTGGTCCCAAGAGAGAAATCCATCCTTTCAATTCATAACTGACTGTAGCTCATCACCACGAAATTAAAATCACATTTGTCACAAGATTCTTCCATCTTTTGGCTTTCTTCCCTATTAcgagtttaattctgttattattttatttagtcCTATATATGAAGAATGCAGTAATGTATGTAGAAATATCCATTGATTAGAtccttttcatgcatttcattcttAACAAGCTTCACCAAAATATAAATATATGGAAATTACCAATCATTTTGCaagataaatgaataaaaataaaaagataaaggaCTAAAATCCTTACCTGGAGGAATATACCCAATAGATCCCTTAATCCCAGATATGCTGGTCTGATTTTGAGAGCAACTTTCTGCAACTTCAGAGAGGAAACTTGCTAAACCAAAGTCACCCACATGGGCAACCATGTCATCATCAAGAAAACATTGCTTGGTTTTAGGTCCCGATGAACAATTGGTGTttggtaatgatgatgaagataatCTAATGCCAAAGCCACATCAATGGCTATATTCAGCCTTTGTGTAAGATTCAAATTCCTCAATTGACGTTGTTCAACTACATTTGGATGTAACCACTTCTCCAGACTACCATTAGGCATGTACTCAAACACCAGagctttgaaatcattgccattaAAATCAATGCTCGAGCAAACCGTTAAGATCTTGACAAGATTTCGAAGTCGGATGTTTCTTAAAGCTTCGCATTGAGCTGCAAAACTCTTAAAAGCTCCTTGCTGTAGGAGGTTTGAGTACCTTCACTGCAACAAGTGTTTCAAAGCATTCTAGAATTTCTTTATATCCAGAACCGAAACTTCCCACACCAATTAAATTAGCTGAACAAAACCCATCTGTTGCTTGAAGGAGATCTGCATAAGAAACTTGTAACCACTGATTGTCTGTGGAAGATAGAGAAGAAGCTTTCTTTGGAGAATTTCTTCTCCAATAAAGAGCTGCAATGATACGCGACAAGAGAATTGAAGATGAAACCACAATAATAACTGTGACTTTTACTCTGGTTGCAAGAGGTTTTCTTCGTTTCTTGGAAGCTTGCTTAAGGCACCCTTGGCAATTGTAGTTCTGGTATACCACCACAGAGTTTGCTGTTTCCGACTACTGAAATTGCGCTGTCATTTCTAAAGATTCCTCCTTTGGGCACATCACCCTCGAAATTATTGAATGACAAATTCAAATATTGTAAGAAATGAAATTCTTCCAAATACTTTGGAATCTGCCCAGACAAGTTATTTTGCGAAAGATCTAGCTCTTCGATGCCTTTTAAATTCCTTAGAGACTCTGGAATGGTTCCTTGAAACAAGTTGCCATGCATATAAAGCAACTCCAGGCTCTGACACTTTCCCAACGTATCTGGAATTTCACCTGATAGTTTGTTCTCTGAGGCGTCCATGTCCCTAATATTTTCCACGTTATCAACTTCCAGCAGGAGATTCCCAGTGAATGAGTTACCAGACATGTTGATTTTAACTGCGCCAACTTGTTTGAGTATGGTACCATTGAATTTGTTTTGAGAAATGAACAGTTGttccaaaaatccccaatttccaaAACTCGACGGTATGCTACCATGGAAATCATTTCCATCCAAGAGGAGAATACTCAATCGAGTGATGTTGCCAATTGAAGGTGGGATTTGCCCTGAAAATTTATTTCAACGGAGATTCAAGGCTtgcaacttgttaagcttcccaatAGCATCTGGAAGAGTACCCTTCATGGAATTCTCTCCCAGATGCAGAGCATACAAGCTGACAAGATTCTCAATTCCTTGGGGAATAGTTCCAAATATCTCGTTGTCTCGTAGAAACAGAATCTCTAGCTGTGTCGAGAGATTACCAATGGAGCCTGGCAACTCACCAGAGAGATTATTAAAATAAACAGACAGGACTTTTAAATTGGTGCAGTTGGTCAGTGAAGTGAGGAAGCTCAGGTCATCACCTTCTCTGCTTCCAAGCTGATTTTTCTCTATATTGAAAAGGTAGAGACCCGAAAGACTTCCTAGATTCAAAGGCACATGTCCATGAAAACTGTTGGAGCTAAAATCAACTAATTCGAGACTTGAAGCATTGGACAATGAAATTGGCAGCGTTCCAGTGAATTGGTCATAGCTACAGAAATCTGTTGCAGGTGTGGAAACACAAGGCCTAGGTTGGGGGGAATGCTTCCAGGTAGCCGGTTAGCTGCCACACTAAACACTTGGATGGATGAGAGATTATAAATCGACGGTGGTATCGTACCTGATAACTGATTTGCAGCTATTGCAAAAAGATAATGCGTGCCCATTTACCAAGCTGGTTTGGAATTTGACCATCAAAATTGTTAGATGTTAGAAGAAGAGTCGTGAGAGAGGAAAGGTTCCCCAACGAAGGTGGGATGCCTCCACTGAGATTGTTGATGCGGAGGTTAAGAGCAATGAGCTTTGGCAAAGAACCAAGCTCAGCAGGAAGCTCTCCAACGAGCTGATTCCGCTCGATGTGAATGGCTATGATTTCTGAGCAGTGgctcagattggatggaatttcTCCTTGGAGTGAATTATCAGTCaggtgacgcaggggaggacgtgaggtcgagcaccgtcttcctcaagaggataactattccgaatccacggaacttctctggactcctcacagagacttctcgaatccacgaggaaagaaagcagaaaatagaaataaattataataaatttgaaattgattaatgaatgagtaaaaacgagttcacaaccctttaaataggggtaccaagcaatgagaaagaaatcagaatcaaactacaactcaaactcctagaatccgcgacttactataaatagtaaacttactatttatagatggtcgtgatgtctactagtgcacaaggttttcggccaaaaatagtaagtgtcctatttggcttcaccaaaccgttctcctaattattctaagctcttttcacgttgggcgcaactcctaaagcccgacggatgaagagttataaacaaactatttatagtaaaaacaaaattaaaacaggaaaacgaccgtcgatcaaggggtttttccaCAATTCCGGGCTATGTAACCCAGCtatgccaggttggttggctaaagtagctcgttctaccccaaaatcatatattttacgttagataactcattccggattgcgacatacgcccgatctaaggtccgatggtccggatcacttctgtcgttacccgagccttttctgatccatcttggccatgaaactgtccgcgacccactctacatcagtcccctccacttcaaaagaactcgtcctcgagttctcatccttcGCTTGTTtatgatacttggtcaggtccgcgacgttgaaagtccgtgagattgccatgtcatctggaagatcaacaacataagcgttgtcattgatctttcggatgattggtaccggtccaatctttttattcttcaatttgttgtacgttccggtcggaaatcgtttttcgtgcagatggaccattacttggtcgcccacctcaaatactttttgtcgccgatgcttgtccgcttgctccttatactttttgttcgaggcatgtagcttggtttgtacctctgcatgaatgcccatgatcttgtcagccatatgttccgtagcaatgctcatgcctgggagcttgggtagagggaccaagtctagtgtgtggcgaggtactcgtccataaataagccggaacggggattttcctgtcgagcggttcaccatgttgttgaatgcaaactccgctttaGACAAGGCCAAAtttcactgcttcggtttttctcctgaaatacatcgaaggaggtttcccaacatgcGATTTGCAATCTTAGTTTGAGCGTCAGTCTGTGgatggtaggcgctgctgaactgaagtcgtgtatcgaatcgagtccacaaagtccgccaaaagtggcttatgaacttcatgtcatggtcagaagtaatagtcttgggaaccccatgtagtcgcacaatttctctgaagaatagattcgccacatgtgttgcatcgagagtcttcttgcatggaataaagtacgccatcttagagaaacgatctattaccacgaacaccgaatccatgccgtgttgtgttcgtgggagaccaagcacgaagtccatagataaatcctcccaagggccgtcaggcacgagTAATcgagtgtagaggcccgtattaagAGATAGCCCCTTaaaggtctgacaaatataacaacgttagaCTGTCTTTCCCACAttacgtaccaattgcggccagtaataccgttcttccacaagagctcgcatcttgtctCACCCAaagtgtccactgaggccacctccatgcaGCTCTTGGATGATCTATTCCCTTAACAAACTTttggggatgcacagtcgatttctcTTAAAAAGGAAGCCGTCTTACATATGTaagtcactggggtgaccttcttagcACCTAAcacatgcgtccttgaagtcattGTTGACATATGTCCTTGAGGTGCTCAAACCccacaacctcattgctcatagtgactaacaaagttgcacggcgacttagtgcatcagctactttgttctgctgccctgacttgtgttttagtacgaatgtgaattcctgcaaaaatgagatccatctagcatgcacacggttaatgttagcttgactattaatgaatttgagtgcttgatggtccgtgtaaagtatgaattccttttgaatcaaataatgtcgccagtgccacagtgcctggaccaccacgtataactcgatctcacatgtagaccacttcttgcgtgcatcactaagtttctcgctgtataAGGCTACCGACCTAcattcttgagacaaaactcccccaattctgacatatgaggtATCACATgcacttcaaacagtttgtcgaagttggaaagtacaagaactggggtcgtggataatctgcacttgatttcggcaaagctcctgtcagcTTCGTGAGTCCACTAAAACTGTCCTTTTTTCATGTAATCTGTGATAGGTGATACAATGGTActaaaatttttcacgaaccgacgatagaatgtcaccagtccatgaaaacttcgcacttcgtgaatatttataGGAACTGACCATTCTCTGATTACCTTCACATTTTCCTCATCCACTcaaatgcccgtggatgttatgagaaaacccaggaacaataggctatcagtcatgaagctgcacttttttaaattaaggtatagtttatttttagtgagcacttgaatgaccttcttgaggtgttctatATGGGTgatttcgtcttgactgtatatcaaaatatcattgaaGTAAActacaacgaaccgcccaatgaaaggtttcagaacttggttcatcaatctcataaatgtgctaggcgcattcgaaagaccgaagggcatgaccatctattcgtataatccttccttggtcttaaaggccgtttttcacttatcacccgaccgtattcgaatctgatggtagccgctccttaggtccaatttaaaGAATATGGTCTTTCGACCTTCCTcagtggtatgctcctgttcttcaatatctggatcttcataagcgttatcagtactaccatcattgatggcgaggtttgccacttttcgctggagacaagtatttgataggtggcccggttggccacaacgataacagttatcgggccttggccgagcataggggttcgaaaTTCTACTTGGACCAACAGCAgttgatacgcccctttggggtctagcttgcccgcttccctgatctcgatTCTCAaatgtaggaggttgagtgcgtgctcctatgggctccttccccttaggctgtgcagttccctggggcagacctgccatagggatccttgcagtaggataggtctgtgtgttaggacgttcaagttgcgcttctgcccgagtagccaacttgatcgcatcattcatcgtctagACGGACTGCATTTGGACCCGATcatggatagccatacgcaatccatcgttgaatcgggcgacttgctgcgatttagtctcgaccaaatcgttacgcgccgccaggcggtaaaattcttctgcgtattctctcaccgaccgactaccctgtcgacaattttggtattgttggaataatacctaatCGTAATCgatagggaggaatcgggcacgtagtagctgcttcatccgctgctaGGTGCGAATTGATGCTTTCGTCTGCTTAGTTCGCACGatttgcagttgttcccaccaaccTGAAGCTTCTCCTtttaacttgtaggccacaagcttgaccttcatTGCtttagggatgtccatatagtcgaaaaatcgctcaacttcagaaagtcaatcgagaaaattcttaatgtgtagttggccattgaagctaggaatatcaaccctcatcttgaattctcgatccgttcgatctactcgatcgccgtcatatctggggtgttggaagattatgtcgtcgatttcctcctcattggagcccccttcctcaagaATGACCCTTAGATGCACTGCCgatactatcctgcgatcagggcgattaattgggggtggaggattgccaccaggaacacaGAGCTGCCTTAGGTTTTTCGCCAAGAGATCCGTTATGCAGTCAATGGAAGCCTGcggcccttgcatggcttgctgattctctcgttgcgctacttcgaaagttgtcgccattaaaggtaaattccctagagcaccgcccatgggattgttgcccgacccgtcgttagaagccatcaatctgaggagaaacctcgctttgataccaaactgacgcaggggaggacgtgaggtcgagcaccgtcttcctcaagaggataactattccgaatccacggaacttctctggactcctcacaaagacttctcgaatccacgaggaaagaaagcagaaaataaaaataaattataataaattcgaaattgattaatgaatgagtaaaaacgagttcacaaccctttaaataggggtaccaagcaatgggaaagaaatcagaatcaaactacaactcaaactcctagaatccgcgacttactataaatagtaaacttactatttatagacagtcgtgatgtctactagtgcacaagttttttggccaaaaatagtaagtgtcctatttggcttcaccaaaccgttctcctaattattctaagctcttttcacgttgggcgcaactcctaaagcccgacggatgaagagttataaacaaattatttatagtaaaaacgaaattcaAAAAGGGAAACGATCGTCGATCAAGGAGTTtttcgcaaccgtcagtccccggcaacggcgccaaaaacttgttcacaccccaagtgcagggttgtgatgtagtaataaactcggtaagaccgaggtcgaatccacagggactgaaacctgtacgttatctgaaaataaccagatctagaactagactaagatgtgatctaaaccaaatagaatttaaggaataattgtggaataattatctaaaactttaaggaattcaaaggaaggaaactagggattcagaggattcacttgtagggatcagggagatcttttgcctgtatcaagaatcacggaaatcaaactgaacctacttgatctagtcttcacaagatgaaaggtatatgaattagaatggattccatcatctaaccatgcccaggagacaaagcaaacaacaagattaaactaattaccaaccaatcacagTGCATgcaagttaggaagggtaccatcatcctaccatgcccaggagacgatggtgaacaacagggcttcctgacgtcatatacatcaaaagggaaaagaaatattcaaagtcattgcaaacccattgtaatttcagtcacaacagaccattaaagactaagaaaaccttcctttaataatcaactaaaatcagatTCAGTTTAGAAATTAAAAGCATGACAtaatatctcccatctcgctacaggcttcacctcttagccctagctaagaggtttagccacacatgaatgggctaaatcctaaaaaataaaagaaatataaaggaaaagaagaagaaaaaccaggctgcttcactctctctctccctatctgacgtcccctattcaagcataccctcttctccacgtttggaactctttttatagcttttggagtggtggaaatcggatttgggaagctatcgcacgcgcagcgaaagccttttcgcagccaagttcggagCTTCATAACTCTTGAGTTCCTTGCGTTATtcctgtaaaatcagcgtctcttggaagtattttggctggtctacacgatggacagttcagatctgccatatgatcaaagatggtgggccacaactgcctggaaaattcgatttcgcggacgtgcgtagcctttcgcacgtccggtcctgacgtgatcggtgggccccacagaggtgttttcgaagaaatccacccgtccattggattcaggacgaaatttcggttaagaatgggtagttttgaacgtccattgacgcggaatcagagaagaaatcacccaaacatcaatttgaatattgcagggcagtccacttatggcctctgtatcgtgcacgtgtgcttgcatgagtccaaaagtttagcatgggtttgaagaactcatggccctctacaagatggacggcttggatcattcactaggacaatgtgtggggcccactggcgtccGCAAAACGGCCAGTGTCAGTCCGTTTCCTGCGCCaatacggcagttgccgttttaggaagaagaagcgggtcagcagcgctgacccgccttACGTGGTTTGGTGCGGCTCGGTACGTGTGTACCTCACGTACACACgctgtatatacggggcccactataatgtatatgcaagatccgatccatccatttgtttcctcctcttatttaaaccgtcgagaccatagttgagacagttccagatatcaggtgggcccagaatcaacagtttatgggctgatctatcagttggggtacttccatagtgatccgagggctgaaatttgatatgtacggttgatttatggccctcaggccatgtatgaagttttgagccaatcagatggtgagaactatgtgatcttgcatttttcaccaatttcgggcctctttaaaatgaatggcttgattttctcggattcctggtgtgtaattccatcgatcttggtcccttggagtccgtcccttgccttgggtgtcatcagagcgttaaatccatggtttaagcaccctttttcagttcatgcttgtaaatacactctgcatcacaaacatgattaaatcaggttattaaatggtatcatgcttgtaaatccatgcaataactgggtctgatatgcaatatttgaccctcaacacaacccccaacca of the Magnolia sinica isolate HGM2019 unplaced genomic scaffold, MsV1 ctg349, whole genome shotgun sequence genome contains:
- the LOC131236269 gene encoding putative receptor-like protein kinase At3g47110; protein product: MDQSLYSKGGTKLESCGFGKQRIRTRVTDTVEIPSNLSHCSEIIAIHIERNQLVGELPAELGSLPKLIALNLRINNLSGGIPPSLGNLSSLTTLLLTSNNFDGQIPNQLGSLSGLYLFNIEKNQLGSREGDDLSFLTSLTNCTNLKVLSVYFNNLSGELPGSIGNLSTQLEILFLRDNEIFGTIPQGIENLVSLYALHLGENSMKGTLPDAIGKLNKLQALNLR